Proteins co-encoded in one Arthrobacter globiformis genomic window:
- the hpaH gene encoding 2-oxo-hept-4-ene-1,7-dioate hydratase yields the protein MLDAKTIEAIADELVEAGRTRTPVPRLTARYPDMTVEDSYAVQQLWRRRNEDAGRTLVGRKIGLTSKAMQAATGITEPDYGAIFDDMVLETGCSVEWDKYTHPRVEVELAFVLKDGLKGPGCTIFDVLNATDYVVPALEILDSRIEMEGRTIVDTISDNAAMGAMVVGGRPVKPDAVDLRWVSAILYKNQTVEETGVAAGVLDHPANGVHWLANKIAAHGDAMKAGDIILAGSFTRPLWVYKGDTVHADYGPLGVVTCRFE from the coding sequence ATGCTGGACGCGAAGACGATCGAGGCCATTGCGGACGAGCTGGTGGAAGCCGGCCGGACCCGTACACCCGTGCCCCGCCTGACTGCCCGTTACCCGGACATGACGGTGGAGGACTCCTACGCGGTGCAGCAGCTGTGGCGGCGCCGCAACGAGGACGCCGGCCGGACCCTGGTGGGGCGCAAGATCGGCCTCACGTCAAAGGCCATGCAGGCCGCCACCGGCATCACCGAGCCGGACTACGGTGCCATCTTCGATGACATGGTGCTGGAAACCGGCTGCTCGGTGGAATGGGACAAATACACCCATCCGCGGGTGGAGGTGGAACTGGCGTTCGTTCTGAAGGACGGGCTCAAGGGCCCGGGCTGCACCATCTTCGACGTCCTGAACGCCACCGACTACGTGGTTCCGGCCCTCGAAATCCTCGATTCCAGGATCGAGATGGAGGGCCGGACCATCGTGGACACCATCTCCGACAACGCGGCCATGGGCGCCATGGTGGTGGGCGGCCGCCCCGTCAAACCGGACGCCGTCGACCTCCGCTGGGTCTCCGCGATCCTCTACAAGAACCAGACCGTGGAGGAAACCGGCGTCGCCGCGGGCGTCCTGGACCACCCCGCAAACGGGGTGCACTGGCTAGCCAACAAGATCGCCGCGCACGGAGACGCCATGAAGGCCGGCGACATCATCCTTGCCGGCTCCTTCACCCGGCCGCTCTGGGTGTACAAGGGCGACACCGTCCACGCCGACTACGGACCCCTGGGAGTTGTGACGTGCCGCTTCGAGTAG
- a CDS encoding FUSC family protein, translating into MPQTGLSASRRFLRGRIRTGMVRSRNSLVPAIQMTLGAVAAYAFAEYVLGHTGPLFAATSALIALGFSRDLRMRRVMEVGLGCTIGIAVGDMLVHWLGAGIWQAAVVLLISILLARFLDSGNIFTTQLALQSLLVVLLPAPAGGPFTRSIDAVVGGVVALLVTVLAPKDPRREPRKDVQKLLHELAEVLRECAAALMDSDSTRAWHALVRGRNSQPLVDAMRHSLRASGEVATLAPAYRRHRDELDRLEQSLEYIDLALRNSRVFARRLTSSINHAALSDEATENIAEVLQETAAAVDELSLGLAEVQEGARDAHLRSARQDLGDIAGRLHPRMLKVQKLEGETVVMLFRPLMVDLLEAAGIDSREARDLLPPL; encoded by the coding sequence ATGCCCCAGACCGGACTCTCCGCCAGCAGACGCTTCCTTCGCGGCCGGATCAGGACAGGGATGGTCCGGAGCCGGAATTCGCTGGTGCCCGCGATCCAGATGACCCTCGGCGCCGTCGCAGCCTATGCCTTTGCCGAGTACGTCCTGGGCCATACCGGACCGCTGTTCGCTGCCACGTCCGCCCTGATTGCCCTCGGTTTCTCCCGCGATCTGCGCATGCGGAGGGTGATGGAGGTGGGCCTGGGCTGCACCATCGGCATTGCCGTGGGCGACATGTTGGTCCACTGGCTCGGGGCCGGGATTTGGCAGGCCGCCGTCGTGCTTTTGATCTCCATACTGCTGGCCCGCTTCCTGGACAGCGGCAACATCTTCACCACGCAGCTGGCGCTGCAGTCGCTGCTGGTGGTGCTGCTGCCGGCGCCTGCCGGCGGCCCCTTCACCCGCAGCATCGACGCCGTGGTGGGCGGCGTGGTGGCCCTGCTGGTCACCGTCCTGGCGCCCAAGGATCCCCGCCGGGAACCGCGCAAGGACGTCCAGAAACTGCTCCATGAACTGGCGGAAGTGCTGCGGGAATGCGCCGCAGCCCTGATGGACAGCGACTCCACCCGGGCCTGGCATGCCCTGGTCCGGGGCCGGAACAGCCAGCCGCTGGTGGACGCCATGCGGCACTCGCTGCGGGCATCCGGCGAGGTGGCCACGCTGGCGCCCGCCTACCGCAGGCACCGGGACGAACTGGACCGGCTGGAGCAGTCGCTCGAGTACATCGACCTTGCCTTGCGGAACAGCCGCGTCTTCGCACGCCGGCTCACCAGTTCCATCAACCACGCCGCGCTATCCGACGAAGCCACTGAGAACATCGCCGAGGTCCTGCAGGAAACCGCAGCGGCCGTGGATGAGCTCTCGCTGGGCCTCGCTGAAGTGCAGGAGGGCGCCCGCGATGCCCACCTGCGCAGCGCCCGGCAGGATCTGGGCGATATCGCCGGGCGGCTGCACCCCAGGATGCTGAAGGTCCAGAAACTTGAGGGCGAGACCGTGGTGATGCTGTTCCGGCCGCTCATGGTGGACCTGCTGGAAGCCGCCGGCATCGACTCCCGCGAGGCGCGCGACCTCCTGCCCCCGCTGTAG
- a CDS encoding HpcH/HpaI aldolase family protein has product MPLRVEDTFRSVLRNQNGKAGRPLAGMWVCSGSPLIAELCAGSGLDWLLVDAEHSPNGLESILAQLQAIHGYPVHTLVRPPVNDTVLIKQYLDLGVQNLLVPMVNSVAEAEAAVAATRYPPHGVRGVGSALARAARWNRVPDYLTRASETVSVTVQIESTAAVEAVEDILKVDGVDAIFVGPSDLAASMGLLGQQEHPEVRAAVEHCLAAAKAAGKPAGVNAFAPATARRYLAAGADFILVGADVALLARGSEALAAEYIQAADGGSPTSY; this is encoded by the coding sequence GTGCCGCTTCGAGTAGAAGACACCTTCCGCTCCGTGCTGCGCAATCAAAACGGTAAAGCAGGCAGGCCGCTGGCGGGGATGTGGGTGTGCTCCGGCAGCCCGCTCATTGCCGAACTCTGTGCCGGGTCCGGCCTGGACTGGCTCCTGGTGGACGCCGAACACAGCCCCAACGGGCTCGAATCCATCCTCGCCCAGCTGCAGGCCATCCACGGCTACCCGGTCCACACCTTGGTCCGGCCACCCGTGAATGACACCGTGCTCATCAAGCAGTACCTTGACCTGGGCGTGCAGAACCTGCTGGTGCCGATGGTCAACTCCGTGGCCGAGGCGGAGGCCGCGGTGGCTGCCACCCGCTACCCGCCACACGGTGTCCGCGGCGTCGGCTCGGCGCTGGCCCGCGCGGCCCGCTGGAACCGGGTCCCGGACTACCTGACCCGGGCGTCGGAGACCGTCAGCGTCACCGTCCAGATTGAGTCGACGGCGGCGGTTGAGGCGGTGGAGGACATCCTGAAGGTCGACGGCGTGGACGCCATCTTCGTCGGCCCATCCGACCTCGCCGCCTCGATGGGGCTGCTGGGACAGCAGGAACACCCCGAGGTGCGCGCCGCCGTCGAACACTGCCTCGCCGCCGCAAAAGCGGCCGGCAAACCCGCCGGCGTGAACGCCTTCGCCCCCGCCACCGCCCGCCGCTACCTCGCGGCCGGCGCCGACTTCATCCTGGTGGGCGCCGACGTCGCCCTGCTCGCCCGCGGCTCCGAAGCACTCGCCGCCGAGTACATCCAAGCCGCAGACGGCGGCTCACCAACGTCCTACTAG
- the hpaD gene encoding 3,4-dihydroxyphenylacetate 2,3-dioxygenase: protein MTNFVPTPTVPAPDIVRCAYMEIVVTDLAKSREFYVDVLGLHVTEEDENTIYLRSLEEFIHHNLVLRQGPIAAVAAFAYRVKSPAEVDAAEAYYKELGCRTERRKEGFTKGIGDSVRVEDPLGFPYEFFYETEHVERLTQRYDLYSAGELVRLDHFNQVTPDVPRGRKYLEDLGFRVSEDIKDSDGVTYAAWMHRKQTVHDTALTGGNGPRMHHVAFATHEKHNIIQICDKMGALRISDRIERGPGRHGVSNAFYLYILDPDGHRIEIYTQDYYTGDPDNPTITWDVHDNQRRDWWGNPVVPSWYTEASLVLDLDGNPQPVIVREEKSEMAVTVGADGFSYTRKEGSSEDDRTGFKLGAQV from the coding sequence ATGACCAACTTCGTTCCCACCCCGACCGTCCCGGCACCGGACATCGTCCGCTGCGCCTACATGGAGATCGTGGTCACCGACCTCGCGAAGTCCCGTGAGTTCTACGTTGACGTGCTCGGCCTGCACGTCACCGAAGAGGATGAGAACACCATCTACCTCCGTTCCCTGGAGGAGTTCATCCACCACAACCTGGTGCTCCGCCAGGGACCGATCGCCGCCGTGGCCGCATTCGCCTACCGGGTGAAGTCCCCCGCCGAGGTGGACGCCGCCGAGGCGTACTACAAGGAACTGGGCTGCCGCACCGAGCGCCGCAAGGAAGGCTTTACCAAGGGCATCGGCGATTCTGTCCGCGTCGAGGACCCGCTGGGCTTCCCGTACGAGTTCTTCTACGAGACTGAGCATGTGGAGCGCCTCACCCAGCGCTACGACCTCTACTCTGCCGGTGAGCTGGTGCGCCTGGACCACTTCAACCAGGTCACCCCGGACGTGCCCCGCGGCCGCAAGTACCTGGAGGACCTTGGCTTCCGCGTCTCCGAGGACATCAAGGACTCCGACGGCGTCACCTACGCCGCCTGGATGCACCGCAAGCAGACCGTCCACGACACCGCTCTCACCGGCGGCAACGGCCCGCGCATGCACCACGTCGCCTTCGCCACCCACGAGAAGCACAACATCATCCAGATCTGCGACAAGATGGGCGCCCTGCGCATCAGCGACCGGATCGAACGCGGCCCCGGCCGGCACGGCGTCTCCAACGCCTTCTACCTCTACATCCTGGACCCGGACGGCCACCGCATCGAGATCTACACCCAGGACTACTACACCGGCGACCCGGACAACCCCACCATCACCTGGGACGTCCACGACAACCAGCGCCGCGACTGGTGGGGCAACCCCGTCGTCCCGTCCTGGTACACCGAAGCCTCCCTGGTCCTGGACCTGGACGGCAACCCGCAGCCGGTCATCGTTCGCGAGGAAAAGAGCGAAATGGCCGTGACCGTCGGCGCCGACGGCTTCTCCTACACCCGCAAGGAAGGGTCCTCCGAAGACGACCGGACGGGCTTCAAGCTCGGAGCCCAGGTCTAA
- a CDS encoding aldehyde dehydrogenase family protein produces METYDALLASITPGSGETRTIFDPATGGVVGEAPVHTVEDLERAVAAAQAAQPAWAALGHDARSAALLKAADAVERSAEELAQLLSREQGKPLNGPNARFEVGACAAWLRATATTELTPEVVVDDGETYAELHYKPIGVVGAIGPWNWPMMITIWQIAPALRMGNAVVVKPSKMTPLSVLALIKVLNEELPEGLLTVVSGDREVGARLAEHPAIGKIMFTGSTAAGRSIIKSSADTVKRLTLELGGNDAGIVLPDADPKAIAEGLFWGAFINTGQTCAALKRLYVHDDIYDAVCSELTTVAAAMPMGVGTDENNVLGPLQNKAQYDIVANLVQAAKDSGARILLGGNPDPDQPGYFYPTTLVADIDNDNPLVAEEQFGPALPIIRYSTIDQAIEYANALDVGLGASVWSPNLAAAREVAARIEAGTVWINKHGAVDPRVPFGGAKQSGYGLEFGVEGLKHLGVPQVING; encoded by the coding sequence TTGGAAACCTACGATGCCCTCCTCGCGTCCATCACCCCCGGCTCCGGCGAGACCCGGACCATCTTCGATCCCGCCACCGGCGGTGTCGTCGGCGAGGCGCCGGTCCACACCGTTGAAGACCTGGAGCGCGCGGTAGCCGCTGCCCAGGCCGCCCAGCCCGCGTGGGCTGCGCTGGGCCACGACGCCCGGTCCGCCGCATTGCTCAAGGCCGCCGACGCCGTCGAACGCTCCGCGGAGGAACTCGCCCAGCTGCTCTCCCGCGAGCAGGGCAAACCCCTCAACGGCCCCAACGCCCGCTTCGAAGTCGGCGCCTGCGCCGCCTGGCTCCGCGCCACCGCGACCACCGAACTCACACCCGAAGTGGTCGTGGACGACGGCGAAACCTACGCCGAACTGCACTACAAGCCCATCGGCGTCGTCGGCGCCATCGGCCCCTGGAACTGGCCCATGATGATCACCATCTGGCAGATCGCCCCCGCCCTCCGTATGGGCAACGCCGTCGTGGTCAAACCCTCCAAAATGACCCCGCTCTCCGTCCTGGCCCTGATCAAGGTCCTCAACGAGGAACTCCCAGAAGGCCTTCTGACCGTCGTCTCCGGCGACCGCGAGGTCGGCGCCCGGTTGGCCGAGCACCCCGCGATCGGAAAGATCATGTTCACCGGCTCCACCGCCGCCGGCCGGTCCATCATCAAATCCTCCGCGGACACCGTCAAACGCCTCACCCTGGAACTGGGCGGCAACGACGCAGGCATCGTCCTGCCCGACGCCGACCCGAAAGCGATCGCCGAGGGCCTCTTCTGGGGCGCCTTCATCAACACCGGCCAGACCTGCGCGGCCCTAAAGCGTCTCTACGTCCACGACGACATCTACGACGCCGTCTGCAGCGAACTCACCACTGTCGCCGCCGCCATGCCCATGGGCGTCGGCACCGACGAGAACAACGTCCTGGGCCCGCTGCAAAACAAAGCCCAGTACGACATCGTCGCCAACCTCGTCCAAGCTGCCAAGGACTCCGGCGCCCGGATCCTGCTCGGCGGAAACCCCGACCCCGACCAGCCCGGCTACTTCTACCCCACCACCCTCGTCGCCGACATCGACAATGACAACCCCCTCGTCGCCGAAGAACAGTTCGGCCCCGCCCTGCCCATCATCCGCTACAGCACCATCGACCAGGCCATCGAGTACGCCAACGCCCTCGACGTCGGACTCGGCGCCTCCGTCTGGTCCCCCAACCTGGCCGCGGCCCGCGAAGTCGCCGCCCGCATCGAAGCCGGCACCGTCTGGATCAACAAGCACGGCGCCGTGGATCCCCGCGTCCCCTTCGGCGGCGCCAAACAATCCGGCTACGGCCTGGAATTCGGCGTCGAAGGCCTCAAACACCTCGGCGTCCCCCAAGTCATCAACGGCTAA
- a CDS encoding MFS transporter: protein MSTVQHGQRGSAANNRRVAFATIIGTTIEWYDFFIYANAAGLVFAKLFFEPAGENFGILISFASVGLSFLFRPLGAFLAGHFGDRLGRRAMLVITLIMMGAATTLIGVLPTFETAGVVAPVLLLLLRILQGISAGGEWGGAVLMAVEHAPRGRRGLFGAFPQLGVPLGMLLASGVLALMSGVVSPGAAFVQWGWRIPFLLSFVLIVVGFMVRRSVEESPVFEEIAQKKQQTRVPVVELFRKHWLLVIIAALVFAGNNAAGYMTTGGYILSYAANPSGLAMDRTQVLLAVTGSAALWFIFTLISGYLADGIGRKKTYLIGYGCLIVTVFPLFWLVNTGNIWALFLGLALFTVGLGLTYGPQAALYSELFPASIRFSGVAISYALGAIIGGAFAPMIATALVQATGTTASVSVYLLIVALVSTAAVLVIRERKGIDLGIHNQAEQEVGATVFDRRRADSADAAKTAAGV, encoded by the coding sequence TTGAGTACTGTCCAGCATGGGCAGCGAGGCTCGGCAGCGAATAACCGCCGGGTAGCGTTCGCCACCATCATCGGAACCACCATCGAGTGGTACGACTTCTTCATCTACGCCAATGCTGCCGGCCTGGTGTTCGCGAAGCTGTTCTTCGAACCCGCCGGCGAGAATTTCGGCATCCTGATTTCCTTCGCCTCGGTGGGACTCAGCTTCCTGTTCCGTCCGCTGGGCGCCTTCCTCGCCGGACACTTCGGGGACCGCCTCGGCCGCCGCGCCATGCTCGTCATCACGCTGATCATGATGGGGGCGGCCACCACCCTCATCGGCGTGCTGCCGACCTTCGAGACGGCCGGTGTTGTGGCGCCCGTCTTGCTGCTGCTCCTGCGCATCCTGCAGGGCATTTCGGCCGGCGGCGAATGGGGCGGTGCCGTCCTCATGGCGGTCGAACATGCGCCCCGCGGCAGACGCGGCCTGTTCGGTGCCTTCCCCCAGCTCGGCGTTCCGCTCGGTATGCTGCTGGCCTCCGGCGTCCTGGCCCTGATGTCCGGGGTGGTCTCCCCCGGTGCAGCCTTTGTGCAGTGGGGCTGGCGTATTCCGTTCCTGCTCAGCTTCGTCCTGATCGTCGTCGGCTTCATGGTCCGGCGCAGCGTGGAGGAAAGCCCGGTTTTCGAGGAGATCGCCCAAAAGAAGCAGCAGACCCGCGTCCCGGTTGTCGAACTGTTCAGGAAGCACTGGCTGCTTGTCATCATCGCGGCCCTGGTCTTCGCGGGCAACAACGCGGCGGGCTACATGACCACCGGCGGCTACATCCTCAGCTATGCCGCCAATCCCTCCGGACTGGCCATGGACCGCACGCAAGTGCTCCTCGCAGTGACCGGCTCCGCCGCCCTGTGGTTCATCTTCACGCTGATCTCCGGCTACCTCGCGGACGGCATTGGCCGCAAGAAGACCTACCTGATTGGCTACGGCTGCCTCATCGTCACGGTGTTCCCGCTGTTCTGGCTCGTGAACACCGGAAACATCTGGGCGCTGTTCCTTGGCCTTGCACTGTTCACCGTTGGACTCGGCCTGACCTACGGCCCGCAGGCAGCCCTCTACAGCGAACTCTTCCCCGCCTCCATCAGGTTCTCCGGCGTCGCGATCTCCTACGCGCTCGGCGCCATCATCGGCGGCGCGTTCGCTCCCATGATCGCCACCGCCCTGGTACAGGCCACCGGAACAACAGCCTCCGTGTCCGTCTACCTGCTCATTGTGGCTCTTGTTTCAACGGCCGCTGTCCTGGTGATCCGGGAACGCAAGGGGATCGACCTGGGCATCCACAACCAGGCCGAGCAGGAGGTCGGTGCCACCGTCTTCGACCGGCGCCGGGCGGATTCGGCTGACGCTGCAAAGACGGCCGCCGGCGTGTAA
- a CDS encoding NAD-dependent succinate-semialdehyde dehydrogenase has product MTISLSPAVSPASVTPEREAALLASVPTGLLINGQWREASDGGTFDVHDPATGEVLATVASATSEDALAALDAADAVQASWARTAPRVRAEILRRAFDLVTERAEDFALLMTLEMGKPLAEARGEVTYGAEFLRWFSEETVRDYGRYLTTPEGKNKILVQHKPVGPCLLITPWNFPLAMATRKVAPAIAAGCTTVLKPAKLTPLTAQLFAQTMLDAGLPAGVLNVVPSASASGISGPLLADPRLRKVSFTGSTPVGKKLMANAAGNVLRTSMELGGNAPFIVFEDADLDKAVEGAMAAKMRNMGEACTAANRFLVHESVAQEFTAKFAAAMGSLATGRGTDPSTQVGPLIDGGARDDVHALVSAAVDAGATAITGGAPVDGPGYFYQPTVLGNVPNDADVLRQEIFGPVAPVTTFATEEDAIRLANASEYGLASYLYSRDFNRLLRVAEQIEFGMVGFNAGVISNAAAPFGGVKQSGLGREGGSEGIAEYTTTQYIGIADPYAN; this is encoded by the coding sequence ATGACCATTTCGCTCTCCCCTGCCGTCTCGCCGGCCTCCGTCACTCCCGAACGTGAGGCAGCGCTTCTCGCGTCCGTGCCCACCGGCCTGCTCATCAACGGCCAATGGCGGGAGGCGTCCGACGGCGGGACGTTCGACGTGCACGATCCCGCCACCGGGGAGGTACTTGCCACAGTGGCTTCGGCCACCAGCGAGGACGCCCTCGCCGCGCTCGACGCGGCCGATGCGGTCCAGGCTTCCTGGGCACGCACCGCCCCCAGGGTGCGGGCCGAGATCCTGCGCCGCGCCTTCGACCTGGTCACCGAACGCGCCGAAGACTTCGCCCTGCTGATGACCCTGGAAATGGGCAAACCCCTGGCCGAAGCCCGCGGCGAAGTCACCTATGGCGCCGAGTTCCTGCGCTGGTTCTCCGAGGAAACCGTCCGCGACTACGGCCGCTACCTCACCACCCCAGAGGGCAAAAACAAGATCCTCGTCCAGCACAAACCCGTCGGACCCTGCCTGCTCATCACCCCCTGGAACTTCCCGCTCGCCATGGCCACCCGCAAGGTCGCTCCCGCCATCGCCGCCGGCTGCACCACGGTCCTCAAACCCGCCAAACTAACGCCCTTGACGGCACAGTTGTTCGCGCAGACCATGCTCGACGCCGGCCTGCCCGCCGGAGTCCTCAACGTCGTCCCCTCCGCCAGCGCCTCCGGCATCTCCGGCCCACTGCTCGCTGACCCGCGCCTGCGCAAGGTCTCCTTCACCGGCTCCACCCCCGTCGGCAAGAAGCTGATGGCCAACGCCGCCGGCAACGTCCTGCGCACCTCCATGGAACTCGGCGGGAACGCCCCCTTCATCGTGTTCGAGGACGCCGACCTGGACAAGGCCGTCGAAGGGGCCATGGCCGCCAAAATGCGAAACATGGGCGAGGCCTGCACCGCCGCCAACCGCTTCCTCGTCCATGAGTCAGTGGCACAGGAGTTCACCGCCAAGTTCGCCGCCGCCATGGGCTCCCTGGCCACCGGCCGCGGCACAGACCCCTCCACCCAGGTCGGTCCCCTGATTGACGGCGGCGCCCGCGACGACGTGCACGCCCTCGTTAGTGCCGCCGTCGACGCCGGAGCCACCGCCATCACCGGCGGCGCACCCGTGGACGGCCCCGGATACTTCTACCAGCCCACCGTGCTGGGCAACGTGCCGAACGACGCCGACGTCCTCCGCCAGGAAATCTTCGGCCCCGTCGCCCCCGTCACCACCTTCGCTACCGAGGAAGACGCCATCAGGCTGGCCAACGCCAGCGAATACGGCCTCGCCTCCTACCTCTACAGCCGCGACTTCAACCGCCTCCTCCGCGTGGCCGAACAGATCGAATTCGGCATGGTCGGCTTCAACGCCGGCGTCATTTCCAACGCCGCAGCACCCTTCGGCGGAGTCAAGCAGTCCGGACTCGGCCGCGAAGGCGGCTCCGAAGGCATCGCCGAATACACCACCACCCAATACATCGGCATCGCCGACCCTTACGCGAACTGA
- the radA gene encoding DNA repair protein RadA, which yields MATKTSRVSKAPGYKCAECGWTTVKWVGRCGECQAWGTVEETGTAVARTTAATTVLEPARPIAEVDATTAAYLPTGVDELDRVLGGGVVPGAVILLAGEPGVGKSTLLLDVAAKFARTGQSVLYVTGEESAAQVKLRAERISAIADTLYLSAETDLGQALGQVEKVEPKLLVVDSVQTLSSADVEGSSGGVSQVREVAASIISAAKRRNMTTLLVGHVTKDGSIAGPRLLEHLVDVVCQFEGERHSRLRLLRAVKNRYGPTDDVGCFDLTEDGILGLADPSGLFVTRTKEPVSGTCITVTMEGRRPLLAEVQSLLADTQNSQPRRATSGLDSSRVAMLLAVLQQRAGCQLQKDDSYVATVGGVKLSEPATDLAVALAVASAKHKKPLPQRLIAFGEVGLAGEVRPVPGINQRIHEAHRLGFTHAVVPSSPTGPGPVPAGFSVKEVGHLTEVLELLITKP from the coding sequence ATGGCTACAAAGACTTCCCGGGTTTCCAAGGCGCCGGGCTATAAGTGCGCGGAATGTGGCTGGACCACCGTCAAGTGGGTGGGCCGGTGCGGTGAGTGCCAGGCGTGGGGCACCGTTGAGGAAACCGGCACCGCGGTGGCACGTACGACGGCGGCCACTACAGTTCTGGAGCCAGCCCGCCCCATTGCCGAGGTTGACGCCACGACCGCTGCTTACCTGCCCACTGGCGTGGATGAACTGGACCGCGTGCTCGGCGGCGGCGTTGTGCCCGGTGCCGTCATCCTGCTCGCAGGCGAGCCGGGCGTTGGAAAGTCCACGCTGCTGCTGGACGTCGCCGCCAAGTTCGCCCGGACCGGGCAGAGCGTCCTGTACGTGACCGGCGAGGAATCGGCGGCCCAGGTGAAGCTGCGGGCGGAGCGGATCAGCGCGATCGCGGACACCCTGTACCTGTCCGCCGAGACCGACCTTGGTCAGGCGCTGGGCCAGGTGGAGAAGGTGGAGCCGAAGCTGCTGGTTGTCGACTCCGTGCAGACGCTCAGCAGCGCGGACGTGGAGGGCAGTTCCGGCGGCGTCTCGCAGGTCCGCGAGGTGGCTGCCTCGATCATTTCGGCGGCCAAGCGCAGGAACATGACCACGCTGCTGGTGGGGCACGTGACCAAGGACGGCTCCATCGCAGGTCCCCGCCTGTTGGAGCACCTGGTGGACGTCGTATGCCAGTTCGAGGGCGAGCGCCACTCCCGTCTCCGCCTGCTGCGGGCAGTCAAGAACCGTTACGGGCCCACCGACGACGTGGGCTGCTTCGACCTCACCGAGGACGGCATCCTTGGCCTCGCGGATCCCAGCGGGCTGTTCGTCACCCGCACCAAGGAGCCGGTGTCCGGCACCTGCATCACCGTCACCATGGAGGGCCGCAGGCCGCTGCTGGCCGAGGTGCAGTCCCTGCTCGCCGACACCCAGAACTCGCAGCCCCGCCGGGCAACCAGCGGCCTGGACAGTTCCAGGGTCGCCATGCTCCTGGCCGTGTTGCAGCAGCGTGCCGGGTGCCAACTGCAGAAGGACGATTCCTACGTGGCCACGGTGGGCGGCGTGAAGCTCAGCGAGCCGGCCACCGACCTCGCGGTGGCGCTGGCAGTGGCGTCCGCGAAGCACAAGAAACCCCTGCCCCAGCGCCTGATCGCCTTCGGCGAAGTGGGCCTCGCCGGCGAGGTGCGCCCCGTCCCGGGAATCAACCAGCGCATCCATGAGGCCCACCGGCTAGGCTTCACGCACGCCGTCGTTCCCTCCAGCCCCACCGGCCCCGGCCCGGTCCCGGCAGGCTTTTCCGTGAAGGAAGTGGGCCACCTGACCGAGGTCCTGGAACTGCTCATCACAAAGCCCTGA